In Sphingobacteriaceae bacterium, the following proteins share a genomic window:
- a CDS encoding acetylornithine deacetylase, with translation MLRNYFIVAFRQLKKNNGFSLLNMFGLALGLSCAILILLWIQDEVSYDRFHTKYDRISEVMVNQTYDGKTFSTASTPGPLSAALKAEIPEVLNSARTGWGDNWSFSYGDKEFYERGNYVDPSFLELFSFEILYGNSRTIFPNTKSIVITDLMSTKFFGTTNSVGKYLKVNNKENYLISAVIKNPPLNSTLHFQWLAPFKLFEEACPWTSSWTENGLVTYVELKSENDIVSVDRKINNFIGNKAEGALSKPFLMPMKNWRLRSNFANGKPAEEKSRIQYVKIFGVISILLILIACINFMNLSTARAQKRAKEVGVRKAIGAQRSSLVKQFLAESLVTSIVAMGIACLLVIAALPAFNTFVDKKLSLGASNPMQWLIFLSLALFCGLISGSYPAFYLSSFKPVAIFKGADYDRYGSVAFVRKGLVMAQFITSIVLIIGTIIIYQQLRHIKNRDLGYNAQNVIRIDMNTDMRDHLSLVKQELLASGVVSSVASGNMIINVGANTDGFDWPGKDPSKNILISTDAITSGFFETAGIQLFKGRDFHSDSESDSSSVIINQSFADIINPDKEVLNTTLKFSGSEYKIVGIIKDYVYNDLYKNAEPIAMFCSPPETNTLFMRIKETADIETALITIQTSLKKSNPGYPFDYKFINDELDKKLANEALISKLSFLFALLTISISCIGLFGLAAYTAERRTKEVGIRKVLGASVSSLISLLSKDFLKLVVISFIIAAPIALYLMNKWLLDYAYRITIGAGVFVTAGCLALVIALMTVGFQAMKAARANPVKSLRTE, from the coding sequence ATGCTGAGAAATTATTTTATAGTAGCCTTTCGCCAGTTAAAGAAAAACAATGGTTTTTCACTGTTGAATATGTTCGGACTTGCGCTCGGCTTAAGCTGCGCGATACTGATTTTATTGTGGATACAGGATGAAGTAAGCTATGATCGTTTTCATACAAAATACGATCGCATTTCTGAAGTAATGGTAAACCAAACTTACGATGGCAAGACTTTTTCCACTGCTTCTACTCCAGGTCCATTGTCAGCCGCCTTAAAAGCAGAAATACCAGAAGTCTTAAATTCTGCACGCACAGGCTGGGGCGACAACTGGTCATTTAGCTATGGTGACAAAGAGTTTTACGAACGTGGCAATTATGTTGATCCTTCTTTCCTGGAATTATTTTCTTTTGAAATTCTTTATGGAAATTCCAGGACTATCTTCCCAAATACTAAATCAATCGTGATCACAGATCTGATGTCCACCAAATTTTTTGGTACAACTAACTCCGTGGGTAAATATCTAAAAGTAAACAACAAGGAAAACTATCTGATAAGCGCTGTCATAAAAAATCCACCTTTAAACAGTACCCTTCATTTTCAGTGGCTCGCACCCTTTAAACTGTTTGAAGAGGCCTGTCCATGGACCAGCAGTTGGACCGAGAACGGCCTGGTAACCTATGTTGAATTAAAATCAGAAAACGATATAGTTAGCGTTGATCGCAAAATAAATAATTTCATAGGTAATAAGGCAGAGGGTGCTCTTTCAAAACCCTTTTTAATGCCAATGAAAAACTGGCGGCTGAGAAGCAATTTTGCCAATGGAAAACCCGCAGAAGAAAAAAGCAGAATTCAATACGTGAAAATATTTGGTGTCATTTCCATTTTGCTCATCCTCATTGCTTGTATTAATTTTATGAATCTCTCAACGGCACGCGCCCAAAAAAGAGCAAAAGAAGTTGGTGTAAGAAAAGCAATTGGTGCACAACGCAGTTCCCTCGTGAAACAATTTTTAGCAGAATCGCTTGTCACTTCCATAGTGGCTATGGGAATTGCTTGTTTACTGGTAATAGCGGCACTACCAGCCTTTAATACGTTTGTAGATAAAAAATTATCCCTGGGTGCGAGCAATCCAATGCAATGGCTGATCTTTTTATCACTGGCACTTTTTTGCGGACTTATTTCCGGAAGTTATCCTGCCTTTTACCTTTCTTCCTTTAAACCAGTTGCTATTTTTAAAGGTGCGGATTATGACCGTTATGGCAGTGTTGCCTTTGTAAGAAAAGGGCTGGTAATGGCGCAGTTTATCACCTCCATTGTCTTAATTATTGGAACCATCATCATTTACCAGCAATTGCGTCACATTAAAAACCGCGACCTGGGTTACAATGCACAAAATGTTATCCGTATAGACATGAATACAGACATGCGTGATCATCTTAGTCTTGTAAAACAAGAATTATTAGCCTCCGGCGTTGTATCAAGCGTTGCTTCGGGAAACATGATCATCAATGTGGGCGCTAACACTGATGGCTTCGACTGGCCGGGAAAAGATCCTTCTAAAAATATTTTGATTTCTACTGACGCGATTACTTCTGGCTTTTTCGAAACGGCGGGAATTCAACTTTTCAAGGGCAGGGACTTTCATTCAGATTCTGAAAGCGATTCGAGCAGCGTTATCATCAATCAAAGTTTTGCAGATATTATAAATCCAGACAAAGAAGTATTGAATACCACATTGAAATTTTCGGGTTCAGAATATAAAATTGTTGGGATCATTAAAGATTACGTTTACAATGACCTCTATAAAAATGCTGAACCAATAGCAATGTTCTGCTCTCCACCGGAGACCAACACCTTGTTTATGCGCATTAAAGAAACTGCCGACATAGAGACGGCCTTAATCACCATTCAAACTTCTCTGAAAAAAAGTAACCCAGGTTATCCTTTCGATTACAAATTTATCAATGACGAATTGGATAAAAAACTAGCGAATGAAGCACTCATAAGTAAGCTCTCTTTTCTATTTGCTCTCTTAACAATTAGTATTTCCTGCATTGGTCTGTTTGGTTTAGCTGCATATACTGCCGAACGCCGTACTAAAGAAGTTGGGATAAGAAAAGTTTTAGGCGCTTCCGTTTCCAGTCTCATTTCCCTTTTGTCGAAAGACTTTTTAAAGCTTGTCGTCATCTCATTCATTATTGCTGCGCCTATAGCATTATATCTCATGAATAAATGGCTGTTAGATTACGCTTACAGAATTACTATTGGCGCTGGTGTTTTTGTGACAGCAGGATGCCTCGCATTGGTTATAGCATTAATGACAGTTGGTTTTCAAGCTATGAAAGCAGCAAGAGCAAATCCGGTTAAAAGTTTACGAACCGAGTGA
- a CDS encoding cell division protein FtsX, producing MLKNYIKIAWRNIIRNKLFSSINIIGLSISIACCSIIYLYVSYELSYDDYNEKADRLFRLVTSVKEPKKLVEFARTSPPVADRVKYNFPEVSAFTRFSESQRQISYKGKKIPDTKILYADSSLFEMFSLGLLEGDAHRALANPYNIVITQSMAKRYFGDEPAFGKMIQLADTVNLMVTGIMKDIPKNSHFTTDCFISSVTRNDLFKNDPNFMEGEKAWLNCNIFSYILIKEHTNPQILEKKINAMLEKEMADINKQVGLVMHIKMQPVTDIHLKSHMDTEFPGIVKGDITYVYIFSGAALLILLIACCNFINLSTARSLNRSKEIGLRKVVGAERSQLISQFLGESLVFTSFASLISFLIVLISIPFYNTLLGIPLTLSLDLLWLNLSIILGVGILAGLYPALLMSSFAPVQSLKGKISHGWSDIFLRKGLVVFQFTIAIILIIGTTLILNQLEFIQNRNIGMNKDQILNLKLKPQDADKATTILNELKKNSKVVQGSVNNFSFKGIGYQLMTPEGFKDGETASSYVIFADENFIKTYQMNLVAGRNFSRDFASDAEQAVIVNEAAVKEFGWKNPKDAIGKKLDLGGERKVVGVLKNFNFASLHDEIKPLVMGYTTEWGQTISVRLKTENLNATLKELEATWKTVATQSPFDTGFLEEDFDSLYHTEKNIRNVLSAFTFLSVLVACLGLFGLASFTIKQRFKEIGIRKVLGSSVQDIVKLISKDFLKLVVISFVIASPIAWYLMNKWLQDYAFRIDIGFWVFIIAGLLAFVIALMTVGLQAAKAALVNPVKSLRTDS from the coding sequence ATGCTAAAGAATTATATCAAAATAGCCTGGCGAAATATTATCCGGAACAAATTATTTTCTTCCATTAATATTATTGGACTTTCCATAAGCATTGCCTGCTGCTCTATCATATACTTATATGTGAGTTACGAATTAAGTTATGACGACTATAATGAAAAAGCAGATCGCCTCTTCAGATTAGTTACTAGCGTGAAAGAACCAAAAAAATTAGTGGAGTTTGCACGCACCTCTCCCCCTGTAGCTGATCGTGTTAAATATAACTTTCCGGAAGTAAGTGCATTTACGCGATTTAGCGAATCACAAAGACAGATCTCCTACAAAGGCAAAAAAATACCGGATACTAAAATTCTTTACGCGGATTCCTCTCTTTTCGAAATGTTTAGTCTGGGACTACTAGAAGGTGATGCGCATAGAGCGCTTGCTAACCCCTATAACATTGTCATTACGCAAAGCATGGCCAAGCGGTATTTTGGTGATGAACCAGCGTTTGGAAAAATGATTCAGCTAGCCGATACTGTTAATTTAATGGTAACCGGCATTATGAAAGACATTCCAAAAAACTCGCATTTTACTACCGACTGCTTTATCTCTTCGGTAACACGAAACGATCTTTTTAAAAATGATCCCAACTTTATGGAAGGTGAAAAAGCCTGGTTAAACTGCAATATATTTTCTTATATCTTAATTAAAGAGCATACAAATCCGCAAATTCTTGAAAAGAAAATAAACGCCATGCTTGAGAAAGAAATGGCAGATATCAATAAACAGGTGGGTCTTGTTATGCATATTAAAATGCAACCTGTGACTGATATCCACCTTAAATCGCATATGGATACGGAGTTTCCAGGGATAGTGAAAGGAGATATTACTTACGTTTATATTTTTAGCGGGGCTGCGCTATTAATTTTGCTGATAGCATGCTGCAATTTTATCAATCTTTCCACGGCACGCTCACTCAACCGTTCAAAAGAAATTGGTTTAAGAAAAGTGGTAGGTGCTGAAAGGTCGCAACTCATCTCCCAATTTCTCGGCGAATCTCTGGTCTTCACAAGCTTTGCAAGTCTTATTTCTTTTCTTATAGTTTTAATTTCCATTCCCTTTTATAACACGTTGCTCGGCATACCGCTCACTCTAAGCCTGGATCTGTTGTGGCTTAACCTTTCAATTATTTTAGGCGTGGGTATTTTAGCCGGCCTTTATCCAGCCCTTTTGATGTCTTCGTTCGCGCCTGTTCAATCTTTAAAAGGAAAGATCAGTCATGGATGGAGCGATATATTTTTGAGAAAGGGCCTCGTGGTTTTTCAATTTACAATCGCTATCATACTTATTATCGGAACGACCCTTATTCTTAACCAATTGGAATTTATTCAAAACCGAAACATTGGTATGAACAAAGACCAGATCTTAAACCTTAAACTAAAGCCGCAGGATGCAGACAAAGCAACGACCATATTAAATGAACTTAAAAAAAATTCAAAAGTTGTACAGGGTTCGGTGAATAATTTTTCTTTTAAAGGTATAGGCTATCAATTAATGACTCCAGAAGGCTTTAAAGACGGTGAAACAGCCTCTTCCTATGTAATCTTTGCTGACGAGAATTTCATTAAAACCTATCAGATGAATTTAGTTGCCGGAAGAAATTTTTCCCGGGATTTTGCATCAGATGCTGAGCAGGCTGTTATAGTCAATGAAGCTGCCGTAAAAGAATTCGGGTGGAAAAATCCAAAAGATGCCATTGGAAAAAAATTAGATTTAGGCGGTGAAAGAAAAGTTGTTGGGGTTCTAAAGAATTTCAATTTCGCTTCTCTTCACGATGAAATCAAACCTCTTGTAATGGGTTATACCACAGAGTGGGGTCAGACAATAAGCGTTCGTTTAAAAACCGAAAATTTGAATGCTACTTTAAAAGAGCTCGAAGCAACATGGAAAACTGTGGCCACACAAAGTCCATTTGATACTGGTTTTCTCGAAGAAGATTTTGATAGCTTATACCATACTGAAAAAAACATTCGCAATGTTTTAAGTGCCTTCACTTTCTTATCCGTATTAGTAGCATGTTTGGGGTTATTCGGGCTCGCATCCTTTACCATAAAACAACGCTTTAAAGAAATTGGTATTCGCAAAGTTTTAGGATCAAGTGTACAGGACATAGTAAAACTTATCTCCAAAGACTTTTTAAAGCTTGTGGTAATCTCTTTTGTTATTGCTTCACCAATTGCCTGGTATCTTATGAATAAATGGCTGCAGGATTATGCCTTTAGAATTGACATTGGCTTCTGGGTGTTTATCATCGCTGGACTTCTCGCCTTCGTTATAGCTTTAATGACTGTTGGACTGCAGGCGGCAAAAGCCGCACTTGTAAACCCCGTAAAAAGTTTAAGAACAGATTCATAA
- a CDS encoding phosphonate ABC transporter ATP-binding protein, with amino-acid sequence MIKVKDLEKIYRTEEVETVALNKISFEINTGEFVAIMGPSGCGKSTLLNIIGLLDDLDSGSFIFNDTEVAKFNERKRAEMRKHNIGFVFQSFNLIDELTVFENVELPLIYTGVATAERKRIVDQVLDKIQIAHRRNHYPQQLSGGQQQRVAVARAVVNNPKLILADEPTGNLDSRNGNDVMQLLTDLNEQGTTIIMVTHSEHDSRYTHRVINMLDGQIVTQNIKI; translated from the coding sequence ATGATAAAAGTAAAAGACCTCGAAAAAATTTATCGCACGGAAGAAGTTGAAACAGTTGCCTTAAATAAAATTTCATTTGAAATTAATACCGGCGAATTCGTTGCCATCATGGGTCCCTCAGGTTGCGGCAAATCAACGCTCTTAAACATCATTGGTCTTCTTGATGATTTAGATAGCGGCAGTTTTATTTTTAACGATACAGAAGTTGCAAAGTTCAACGAACGTAAACGCGCAGAAATGCGTAAACACAATATTGGATTTGTCTTTCAAAGTTTTAACCTCATTGACGAGCTTACCGTGTTTGAAAACGTAGAGCTTCCACTTATTTACACGGGTGTAGCAACTGCAGAAAGAAAACGCATTGTGGATCAAGTTCTTGATAAAATTCAGATCGCACACCGTCGCAACCATTATCCACAGCAACTTTCGGGTGGACAACAACAACGTGTGGCTGTTGCGCGTGCAGTAGTAAATAATCCGAAATTAATTTTAGCCGATGAGCCCACGGGGAATCTGGATTCAAGAAACGGTAATGATGTGATGCAACTACTAACTGATTTAAATGAGCAAGGAACTACAATTATTATGGTAACTCACTCCGAGCATGATTCGCGCTACACTCACCGCGTTATCAATATGCTCGATGGGCAGATAGTGACTCAAAATATTAAAATATAA
- a CDS encoding CPBP family intramembrane metalloprotease domain-containing protein, producing MMQKNLAQNILHFPLTKIIIGIVAVVATVGLGQYLAGQLLDYLGTEKPTKHLIVGLITAVLSFLSYTLLFKNYEKRDVTEFNTKKIGQHLLVGILLGALLQSLTISVIYLKGGFTVLSVNPLLFLIPSLTMAFTSAIFEEVLVRGIIFRILEEKLGSYISLILSALIFGALHLGNPHSTIAAAVGLALQAGLFLAAAFMFSRNLWFPIAIHFAWNFSQSGIFGATVSGNSTTKSLLTTTIKGEDWYTGGAFGPEGSVQATVFCLLATFVLLMLCNKQNKIIKPYWTRSKEHYKVQENVL from the coding sequence ATCATGCAAAAAAACCTGGCCCAAAATATTTTACACTTCCCACTAACGAAAATTATCATCGGGATAGTGGCTGTAGTAGCTACCGTTGGCCTTGGGCAATACCTTGCGGGGCAATTACTGGATTATCTTGGAACAGAAAAACCGACAAAACATTTAATAGTTGGCTTGATCACGGCGGTTTTATCTTTTTTAAGTTATACTCTGCTTTTCAAAAATTATGAAAAACGAGACGTAACAGAATTCAACACAAAAAAAATTGGACAACACCTTCTTGTGGGAATTTTGTTAGGAGCTCTTTTGCAATCTCTTACTATTTCAGTGATTTACTTAAAAGGTGGATTCACAGTGCTCTCTGTAAACCCCCTTCTTTTTCTGATTCCTTCCTTAACCATGGCCTTTACTTCTGCTATTTTCGAAGAAGTTTTAGTGCGGGGAATAATCTTTCGGATTCTGGAAGAAAAATTAGGAAGTTATATTTCTTTGATCTTATCGGCTTTGATTTTTGGAGCCTTGCATCTTGGAAATCCTCACAGCACTATAGCCGCAGCAGTCGGTTTAGCCTTACAAGCCGGGCTATTCCTGGCTGCAGCATTTATGTTCTCAAGAAACTTATGGTTTCCTATTGCCATACACTTTGCCTGGAATTTTAGCCAGTCAGGTATTTTTGGAGCAACGGTTTCTGGCAACTCTACTACCAAATCTTTATTAACTACCACCATTAAAGGCGAAGACTGGTATACAGGTGGCGCCTTCGGGCCTGAAGGGTCGGTACAAGCAACGGTTTTTTGTTTACTGGCAACCTTTGTTTTATTGATGCTTTGTAACAAACAAAACAAAATTATAAAACCTTACTGGACGCGTAGCAAAGAACATTATAAAGTTCAGGAAAACGTCCTTTAA
- a CDS encoding efflux transporter periplasmic adaptor subunit — protein MDRVIEKKKWTTKKLMTIAFVTAIVLLISGSIYFTSGGSKLNVNMERLTISEVKKGPFKEFIPVNGIVLPLTTIYLDALEGGRVEEKFAEDGAMMKKGEAILKLSNTDLELSLANQETSVFNLLTQMRISRNAAQQNTIMKLNQGTDVESTLREAERLYTLNKKLYEQNVISLQEYKQSENNYNYAVKKKILTDKILNQDSLSTKDEYEQAQESYKRTQQSLAIMRQKVEDLIVRAPIDGQLTSLDAEIGQNKNKGERLGQIDVLSGFKVRVDIDEHYISRIYTGLIGEFSFNGKDYKLKIHKVYSQVKNGKFQVDMKFEGEVAKEIRRGQTLQIRLALSDETQAVLLAKGGFYQQTGGNWVFKVSDDGSRAYRIDIQLGRQNPEYYEVMQGLQPGDKIITSGYDNYENTQELILSDKK, from the coding sequence ATGGACAGGGTTATTGAAAAGAAGAAGTGGACTACAAAAAAACTAATGACAATTGCATTTGTAACAGCCATTGTGTTATTAATTTCAGGAAGTATTTATTTTACATCAGGAGGTTCAAAACTGAATGTGAATATGGAAAGGCTTACCATCAGTGAAGTAAAAAAAGGCCCGTTTAAAGAATTTATCCCGGTAAATGGGATCGTATTGCCGCTCACCACCATTTATTTAGATGCCCTTGAAGGCGGCCGTGTAGAGGAGAAATTTGCAGAAGACGGCGCAATGATGAAAAAGGGAGAAGCCATTCTGAAACTCTCTAACACCGATCTTGAATTAAGCCTGGCTAACCAGGAAACTTCTGTTTTTAATTTATTAACGCAGATGCGTATTTCAAGAAACGCGGCTCAACAAAATACCATTATGAAATTAAACCAGGGTACTGATGTGGAAAGTACCTTACGGGAAGCCGAACGTCTTTACACTCTGAATAAAAAACTCTACGAACAAAATGTGATTTCATTGCAGGAATACAAACAATCGGAAAACAATTACAATTACGCCGTAAAGAAAAAAATATTGACGGATAAGATTTTAAACCAGGATTCCCTTTCCACAAAAGATGAATACGAACAGGCACAGGAATCATATAAACGCACCCAACAGTCGTTAGCCATTATGCGTCAGAAAGTAGAAGATCTTATAGTACGTGCTCCTATTGACGGACAGCTTACCTCATTAGACGCTGAAATTGGCCAGAATAAAAATAAAGGCGAGCGTCTCGGACAAATAGATGTGCTAAGTGGTTTTAAAGTTCGCGTTGACATAGATGAACATTATATCTCAAGAATTTACACAGGATTGATTGGAGAATTTAGTTTCAATGGAAAAGATTACAAATTAAAAATTCATAAAGTTTATTCACAGGTAAAGAATGGAAAATTCCAGGTAGATATGAAATTTGAAGGGGAAGTTGCGAAGGAAATCCGTCGCGGGCAAACACTTCAGATTCGTCTCGCTTTAAGCGATGAAACACAGGCAGTGTTATTAGCAAAAGGTGGATTTTATCAGCAAACCGGGGGCAACTGGGTATTTAAAGTGAGTGATGATGGATCGAGAGCATACAGAATCGATATTCAGCTCGGAAGACAAAATCCGGAATATTATGAAGTTATGCAAGGCTTACAGCCCGGCGATAAAATAATTACTTCTGGTTATGATAATTACGAGAACACCCAGGAACTAATTTTATCAGATAAAAAATAA
- a CDS encoding sigma-54-dependent Fis family transcriptional regulator, translating to MNLKQAKILVLDDDKDVLTAISLLLKKEVQQVITEKNPENLLGLLKKHSFDLILLDMNFNASINTGNEGIYWLKRVKELYPALCVIMITAYADIDLAIRCLKEGASDFIVKPWNNQKLVEAIEVILKKKDSDKNHIKQQNYGDLGLLGQSEVMLDIFNKIEKVAPTDANILILGENGTGKDLIAQAIHQRSLRAKQTYVKVDVGSLTESLFESELFGHKKGAFTDAREDRAGRFEAANGGTLFLDEIGNISLHQQAKLLTVLQNRHITRLGTNTTIPVDLRLICATNIPLNELANETKFRKDLIYRINTVEIMVPPLRARKGDIALLARHFLKFYGNKYFKPEAEFSSKALDKLCAYHFPGNVRELQYIVERAVIMADTETLQPGDLIFSPIESGQKILSEEESETKLSAIEKQTILRVIEKNNGNITKAAKELGITRTALYRRLSKYEI from the coding sequence ATGAATTTAAAGCAGGCAAAAATTTTAGTACTCGATGACGATAAGGATGTGCTTACCGCCATTAGTTTGCTTTTGAAGAAAGAAGTTCAGCAAGTGATCACCGAAAAAAATCCTGAGAATTTATTGGGCCTGCTCAAAAAGCATTCTTTCGATCTCATTTTGCTGGACATGAACTTTAACGCGTCTATTAATACAGGGAACGAAGGAATTTATTGGCTGAAGCGTGTAAAAGAATTGTATCCGGCTTTGTGTGTAATTATGATCACGGCATATGCGGATATTGATCTGGCCATTCGTTGTTTAAAAGAAGGCGCTTCAGATTTTATTGTGAAGCCCTGGAACAATCAAAAGTTAGTAGAGGCCATTGAAGTTATATTAAAGAAAAAAGATTCAGATAAAAATCATATTAAACAGCAAAATTACGGAGATTTAGGTCTTCTGGGTCAAAGCGAGGTGATGCTGGATATTTTTAATAAGATCGAAAAAGTTGCACCAACCGACGCCAACATTTTAATTTTAGGTGAGAATGGAACGGGAAAAGATTTAATCGCGCAAGCTATTCATCAGCGCTCTTTGAGGGCAAAACAGACCTATGTAAAGGTGGATGTGGGTTCACTCACTGAAAGTCTTTTTGAAAGCGAGTTGTTCGGACATAAAAAGGGTGCTTTTACTGATGCCCGGGAAGACCGCGCGGGTAGGTTCGAAGCGGCCAACGGCGGTACATTATTTTTGGATGAGATCGGAAATATTTCACTGCATCAGCAAGCGAAACTTTTAACCGTTTTGCAAAACAGACACATTACAAGACTTGGAACAAATACAACTATCCCTGTTGATTTACGATTAATTTGCGCTACAAATATTCCGTTGAATGAATTAGCCAATGAAACAAAATTCAGAAAAGATTTAATTTACAGGATAAATACAGTAGAGATCATGGTACCGCCTTTACGCGCGCGCAAAGGCGACATTGCTTTACTGGCCAGGCATTTTCTGAAATTTTACGGTAATAAATATTTTAAACCAGAGGCAGAATTCAGTTCCAAAGCTCTGGATAAACTTTGCGCTTATCATTTTCCGGGAAACGTTCGCGAGCTGCAATACATTGTAGAACGCGCCGTTATAATGGCAGATACGGAAACACTTCAACCAGGGGATCTTATTTTTTCGCCAATAGAGTCGGGCCAAAAAATCTTATCAGAAGAAGAGAGTGAGACAAAATTAAGCGCGATAGAAAAACAAACCATTTTGCGCGTGATAGAAAAAAATAACGGCAACATTACCAAAGCCGCAAAAGAACTAGGAATTACACGCACAGCTCTTTACCGCAGATTAAGTAAATATGAAATTTAA
- a CDS encoding ATP-binding protein, producing the protein MKFKRFGWNIFIRAVFVFVTLFFASLCILKEWYLAEIIIVPIIFFQFLDYYKFHRKAQSEVEQFVEAIHYRDFSRYFDIKSAPAELQPFRSGFNEINSTFKIMSKEKETQYLHLKTILEIVDTGILSYEMGQGEILWMNESLKTLLQIPYLKTIHSLEKRNKELYEQISELAAGNHVISSVVRDSSVYKVLLSATMFQNENKTYKLIAFQNINEALEETESKAWQKLLSVMTHEIMNSVAPISSLAETLKNNIQESMKSSENSKETLSDIETGISTIKKRSEGLLKFTETYRNMSKITKANLGKLLVIELFEQVQQLMQPTIEKKSIELEVILRDPFLSFEADADLIEQVLINLILNAMDAVKDQANPRVTLTAETNQNGKVTIKVGDNGTGIKQELLDKIFIPFFSTKKTGSGIGLSLCKQIMILHKGNIQIQSKEGEGTVVSLLF; encoded by the coding sequence ATGAAATTTAAGCGCTTCGGTTGGAACATATTTATAAGAGCAGTGTTTGTTTTCGTGACATTGTTCTTTGCATCCTTGTGTATCTTGAAAGAATGGTATCTGGCAGAAATAATTATTGTCCCTATTATCTTCTTCCAGTTTTTAGATTATTATAAATTTCACCGTAAAGCACAAAGTGAAGTGGAGCAATTTGTCGAAGCCATTCATTACCGCGACTTTTCACGTTATTTCGACATCAAAAGTGCGCCTGCAGAACTACAACCCTTCCGTAGTGGTTTTAACGAAATCAATTCTACATTCAAGATCATGAGCAAGGAAAAAGAGACTCAGTACCTGCATCTGAAAACGATTTTGGAAATTGTAGACACGGGAATTTTATCCTATGAAATGGGCCAAGGTGAGATTTTATGGATGAATGAATCGTTAAAAACTTTGCTTCAAATCCCTTATTTAAAAACTATTCATTCTTTAGAAAAAAGAAATAAAGAGTTGTATGAGCAAATTTCTGAATTAGCTGCGGGAAATCATGTGATATCCTCTGTAGTTAGGGATAGCAGTGTTTATAAAGTATTGTTGTCGGCAACTATGTTTCAAAACGAAAATAAAACATATAAATTAATTGCATTTCAAAACATTAACGAAGCATTAGAAGAAACGGAATCTAAAGCCTGGCAAAAATTATTGAGTGTTATGACTCACGAGATCATGAATTCGGTTGCGCCAATTTCTTCTCTCGCAGAAACTTTAAAAAATAATATCCAGGAATCAATGAAGTCTTCTGAAAATTCTAAAGAAACTTTGAGTGATATTGAAACGGGAATCAGCACCATAAAAAAAAGAAGCGAAGGCCTCTTAAAATTTACCGAGACTTACCGTAACATGAGTAAGATCACAAAAGCAAACCTGGGGAAGCTTTTGGTGATAGAACTTTTTGAACAAGTTCAGCAATTGATGCAGCCCACTATTGAAAAAAAGAGCATTGAACTTGAAGTTATTTTGCGCGATCCATTTTTAAGTTTCGAAGCGGACGCAGATCTGATAGAACAAGTTCTGATCAATTTAATTCTGAATGCGATGGATGCCGTGAAAGATCAGGCGAATCCCAGGGTTACGCTTACGGCAGAAACAAATCAAAACGGAAAAGTCACGATTAAGGTTGGCGACAATGGCACAGGAATAAAACAAGAGCTCCTCGATAAAATTTTCATTCCATTCTTCAGTACTAA